The following are encoded in a window of Natrononativus amylolyticus genomic DNA:
- a CDS encoding 3-hydroxyacyl-CoA dehydrogenase family protein, with amino-acid sequence MYVTVIGAGTMGHGIAQVSAMAEHDVVLYDIDDEIVGDGLDAIKSNLDKGVKKGKVDETSVDETLERIEGSTDFQIACEHADLVIEAVPENIELKKSVFDDVEAAVCDDTLIATNTSSLSVTELINDLTCPSRAIGIHFFNPVHIMPLVEVVVAAQTSEETQTQAELFVQDLGKKPVTVNDFPGFASSRLGVTLGVEAIRMVEQGVADAEAIDSVMEVGYNHPMGPLKLTDIVGLDVRLDILEYLHEELGERFRPPQLLKRKVRAGNLGKKTGNGFYEWADGKAVGVTNTS; translated from the coding sequence ATGTACGTCACCGTTATTGGAGCTGGAACAATGGGACACGGCATCGCACAAGTAAGCGCAATGGCTGAGCACGACGTTGTACTGTACGATATTGACGACGAGATTGTTGGTGATGGTCTCGATGCAATTAAGTCGAACCTCGATAAGGGCGTGAAAAAGGGAAAAGTAGATGAAACATCAGTTGATGAAACCCTCGAACGCATTGAGGGAAGCACTGATTTCCAAATTGCTTGTGAGCATGCCGATCTCGTTATCGAAGCTGTCCCTGAGAATATAGAGCTGAAAAAGAGTGTATTCGATGATGTTGAAGCAGCAGTTTGTGATGATACGTTAATCGCTACTAACACATCATCGCTCTCGGTGACGGAGCTAATAAACGACCTCACATGCCCATCTCGAGCGATTGGAATTCACTTCTTCAATCCAGTTCACATCATGCCACTTGTTGAGGTGGTCGTCGCGGCACAAACAAGTGAGGAGACTCAAACCCAAGCAGAGCTTTTCGTTCAAGATCTCGGTAAAAAGCCCGTCACCGTCAATGATTTTCCGGGCTTTGCTTCCTCGAGGCTTGGTGTTACTCTAGGCGTAGAGGCTATTCGTATGGTTGAACAGGGTGTTGCTGACGCTGAGGCAATTGACAGCGTAATGGAGGTGGGATATAATCATCCAATGGGACCGCTCAAGCTAACAGACATTGTAGGTCTTGATGTTCGACTTGATATCCTGGAGTACCTCCATGAAGAACTTGGAGAACGATTTCGACCCCCTCAGTTACTCAAGCGGAAGGTGCGGGCCGGTAACCTTGGCAAGAAAACGGGGAATGGATTTTATGAATGGGCAGATGGAAAAGCGGTCGGTGTAACTAACACCTCATAA